One genomic region from Sphingobacterium multivorum encodes:
- a CDS encoding IS3 family transposase: MKEKHVTRMGVGPLCKLFGKSRQAYYDHIWHLHDHTDQENLAVDMVRLVRRELPGLGGHKLYKCLYTPFRSNGINIGRDKLYKVLKKHRLLIDRKKKRAPGTTNSNHSYLKYPNLIKELAPTRSNELWVSDITYISVGYDFNYLSLITDAYSRKIMGYCLHPQLTAQGAIKALQMALKEKPAPNTLIHHSYRGVQYCSFDYIVRLKKAGVKISMTENGEAYENPIAERINGILKTEFKLKRVFSSRSEALLEVTKSIESYNHLRPHMSCDFLTPAVAHVTDVPLIKRWKNCRKKYKSLQKNN; encoded by the coding sequence ATCAAAGAAAAGCATGTGACAAGGATGGGGGTCGGTCCACTTTGTAAATTGTTTGGTAAAAGCCGACAAGCTTATTACGATCATATATGGCATCTTCACGACCATACTGATCAGGAAAATCTGGCTGTAGACATGGTTCGCCTTGTTCGCCGTGAACTACCTGGGTTAGGTGGTCACAAGCTTTATAAATGTCTATATACTCCTTTCCGAAGTAATGGAATAAATATTGGTAGAGACAAGTTATACAAGGTACTCAAGAAACATAGATTATTGATAGACAGGAAAAAGAAGCGTGCACCAGGAACTACGAATTCTAATCATTCCTATCTGAAATATCCCAACCTAATCAAAGAGTTAGCACCTACGCGTAGTAATGAATTATGGGTTTCAGATATTACATATATTTCAGTGGGCTATGATTTCAATTATCTTTCTCTCATAACTGATGCATACTCTAGAAAAATTATGGGCTATTGCCTTCATCCCCAGCTGACTGCTCAAGGGGCAATTAAAGCTCTGCAAATGGCACTGAAGGAAAAACCGGCTCCCAATACTCTGATTCATCATTCGTACCGAGGTGTGCAGTACTGTTCCTTCGACTATATAGTAAGGTTGAAAAAAGCGGGTGTAAAAATCAGCATGACAGAAAACGGAGAGGCCTATGAAAACCCTATTGCAGAAAGAATTAATGGCATATTAAAAACAGAATTTAAACTCAAAAGGGTATTTTCTTCAAGAAGTGAAGCCTTGCTGGAAGTGACTAAAAGTATAGAATCATATAATCATTTGCGTCCGCATATGAGTTGTGATTTTCTAACACCTGCGGTAGCACATGTAACAGATGTACCATTAATCAAGCGTTGGAAAAACTGTAGGAAAAAATACAAAAGTTTACAAAAAAACAATTAA
- a CDS encoding glycoside hydrolase family 2 protein has protein sequence MIKLINLSFILSLFFSLITSNLVAQQNMANVYGRRTQSLNGKWDAIVDLYDQGRKNQIYLNKKAENKTDFYEYAFENGLRLNVPSDWNSQMPELKYYEGTIWYGRKFDVLKESNERLFLYFAAVNYRCRIYLNGQEIAQHEGGFTPFQIEITDAAKENDNFLAVEVNNNRQVDAIPAMAFDWWNYGGITRDVFLVSTPKVFIDDYFVQLDKTKADKITAKVKLSEKIANSSVTIEIPELQLKQTLKTDAQGEVKTSFLSREIKRWSPTAPKLYNVKISTRDDQIEEEIGFRNIWVKGEDIFLNGEAIFLKSISFHEEIPQRKGRAFSQADAVMLLSEAKALGCNMIRLAHYPQNEYIVRTAEKMGFLLWEEIPIWQGIDFENESTKDKAGKMMREMVARDKNRCALAFWGVANETQPSEPRNAFIRHLIATCRAVDTTRLITAAFDLVRFNKEKETFVMDDPFTKELDVVAVNKYLGWYHSWPVSPDKAVWDVARGQPLIISEFGGEALYGKKGEKDVVSSWSEDYQETLYKNNLEMFKHIPNLRGTSPWLLFDFRSPFRFHPTNQDGWNRKGLVSDQGYRKKAWYLMKNYYENK, from the coding sequence ATGATAAAGCTGATCAATCTATCTTTTATATTGTCCCTTTTTTTTAGCCTGATAACCTCCAACCTTGTTGCTCAGCAGAATATGGCCAATGTGTATGGTAGGCGAACTCAATCATTAAATGGAAAGTGGGACGCTATTGTAGACTTATACGACCAGGGAAGAAAAAACCAAATCTATCTGAATAAAAAGGCCGAAAATAAGACTGATTTTTATGAATACGCTTTCGAGAATGGTCTCCGTTTAAATGTACCTTCGGATTGGAACAGTCAAATGCCTGAACTTAAATATTACGAAGGTACCATCTGGTATGGCCGCAAGTTCGATGTATTGAAAGAAAGTAACGAAAGGCTGTTCTTATATTTTGCTGCTGTAAATTACCGTTGTCGCATCTATCTCAATGGACAAGAGATTGCACAACATGAAGGTGGTTTTACTCCCTTTCAGATTGAAATAACGGATGCAGCTAAAGAAAACGATAATTTTTTGGCAGTTGAGGTAAATAATAACCGGCAGGTTGATGCCATTCCGGCAATGGCCTTTGATTGGTGGAACTATGGCGGTATCACCCGAGATGTCTTTTTGGTAAGCACGCCAAAAGTTTTTATCGATGATTATTTTGTTCAATTGGACAAAACCAAAGCCGATAAAATCACTGCGAAGGTCAAACTTTCGGAAAAGATAGCCAATTCCTCGGTAACTATCGAAATACCGGAACTACAACTAAAACAAACGCTTAAAACAGATGCTCAGGGAGAAGTGAAAACTTCATTCCTATCGAGAGAAATCAAACGTTGGTCGCCTACTGCACCTAAACTGTATAACGTGAAGATTTCAACGCGCGATGATCAAATAGAAGAGGAAATAGGTTTTCGCAATATTTGGGTAAAAGGGGAAGATATCTTCCTGAATGGCGAAGCTATTTTTCTCAAGTCCATTTCATTTCATGAGGAAATACCTCAGCGCAAAGGTCGTGCTTTTTCACAGGCAGATGCAGTGATGCTGCTTTCAGAAGCGAAAGCTTTAGGCTGTAATATGATTCGTTTGGCACATTATCCACAAAATGAATATATCGTGAGAACGGCCGAAAAAATGGGTTTCTTGTTGTGGGAAGAAATTCCCATTTGGCAGGGCATCGATTTTGAAAATGAATCGACCAAAGATAAAGCCGGTAAAATGATGCGGGAAATGGTTGCTCGAGACAAAAATCGTTGCGCACTCGCTTTTTGGGGGGTAGCCAATGAAACCCAACCGTCCGAGCCTAGAAATGCTTTTATCAGGCATTTGATTGCTACATGCAGAGCCGTTGACACGACCAGGCTTATAACCGCTGCTTTTGATCTTGTTCGTTTCAATAAGGAGAAGGAAACCTTTGTTATGGATGATCCTTTTACGAAAGAATTGGACGTCGTAGCTGTCAACAAATATTTAGGCTGGTACCATTCCTGGCCAGTTTCTCCTGATAAAGCAGTATGGGATGTTGCAAGAGGCCAGCCTTTAATTATTTCTGAATTTGGAGGCGAGGCGTTGTATGGCAAAAAGGGCGAAAAGGATGTCGTCAGTTCATGGAGTGAAGATTACCAAGAGACTTTATACAAAAACAACCTCGAAATGTTTAAGCATATCCCAAACCTGCGCGGAACTTCACCTTGGCTGCTATTTGATTTCCGTTCGCCGTTCCGTTTTCATCCGACCAATCAAGATGGCTGGAACCGAAAAGGACTGGTGTCGGATCAAGGCTATCGCAAAAAAGCCTGGTATCTAATGAAGAATTATTATGAGAATAAATAG
- a CDS encoding DUF4832 domain-containing protein → MYAPRNADDSYWDIEYFVPALGKKVKVIDYASACYVRTSWSSLNPSEGVYAWDDPNSRIGKLLKGAQKRGLPIALRIVVDGRDQGQNTPKFVFDLGAKYYLENKNHPDRQTPYPQDTVFRKYYTKFITALAKEFNDPEKTSFIDAYGLGKWGEAHYVVYEDPKMATPESTEKIKEETLDWVTSLYANTFTKVPLVINYHRLVGHPESWGAVNPNSERLLDKAIDKGYSLRQDAFGMTGYYQNWEKDFARKWNFKRPIIMEGGWIIAPGKHRYWIDPSGKYREGHDEDVRKGEFDLSAEAHVNMMDFRAGGETESWFKSFDLVQRFITEGGYRVYPDQINLPQDIKSGKIAQISHRWQNMGWGYFPNNIPQWNYKYKVAFALLDAKGNVRKIFVDLQSEPSAWLKGAAASYKINAKVDLPAGIYSWAVAIVDTTKENKPAIQLALAGDLTAQGWTKLSALQVK, encoded by the coding sequence ATGTATGCTCCCCGTAATGCCGACGATTCGTATTGGGATATCGAATATTTTGTGCCAGCATTGGGTAAAAAGGTAAAGGTCATCGATTATGCTTCGGCATGCTATGTACGCACGAGCTGGTCTTCTCTGAATCCCAGTGAAGGCGTTTATGCCTGGGATGATCCAAATTCCAGAATAGGAAAGCTCTTAAAAGGGGCGCAAAAGAGAGGGTTGCCCATAGCGCTCCGTATAGTGGTAGATGGCCGCGACCAGGGACAAAATACACCCAAATTTGTGTTCGACCTTGGAGCCAAATATTATTTGGAAAATAAAAATCATCCCGATAGACAAACCCCTTATCCTCAGGATACGGTATTTAGAAAATACTACACCAAATTTATCACAGCTTTGGCCAAGGAATTTAATGATCCTGAAAAGACCTCTTTTATTGATGCCTATGGCTTAGGAAAATGGGGTGAAGCACATTATGTTGTCTATGAAGATCCCAAAATGGCAACGCCCGAAAGTACTGAAAAAATAAAGGAAGAAACCTTGGACTGGGTGACCAGTTTATATGCCAACACATTCACAAAAGTTCCTTTGGTTATCAACTACCATCGTCTTGTAGGTCATCCCGAAAGTTGGGGAGCAGTCAACCCGAACAGTGAACGCTTGTTGGATAAAGCTATTGATAAAGGTTATAGCTTGCGCCAAGATGCTTTTGGCATGACTGGCTATTACCAGAATTGGGAGAAGGATTTTGCCAGGAAATGGAATTTTAAGCGTCCTATCATTATGGAAGGGGGCTGGATTATTGCTCCAGGTAAGCACCGTTATTGGATAGACCCGAGTGGAAAATATAGAGAAGGTCATGATGAGGATGTTAGAAAAGGAGAGTTCGACCTGTCGGCCGAAGCCCATGTCAATATGATGGACTTTAGAGCGGGGGGAGAAACTGAATCCTGGTTTAAGTCCTTTGATCTGGTTCAACGGTTTATTACAGAAGGGGGGTACCGTGTATATCCAGACCAAATCAATCTCCCTCAAGATATCAAGTCGGGAAAGATAGCGCAAATCTCCCATCGTTGGCAGAATATGGGCTGGGGCTATTTTCCTAATAATATTCCACAATGGAACTACAAATATAAAGTTGCTTTTGCACTGTTAGATGCCAAAGGGAATGTTAGAAAGATTTTTGTAGATCTTCAGAGTGAACCGTCTGCTTGGTTGAAAGGTGCTGCTGCAAGTTATAAAATAAATGCAAAAGTAGATCTACCTGCAGGAATATATAGCTGGGCAGTCGCCATTGTTGATACAACCAAGGAAAATAAGCCGGCAATTCAACTTGCCCTTGCTGGAGATTTGACGGCTCAGGGTTGGACAAAGCTTTCGGCATTGCAGGTAAAATAG
- a CDS encoding NucA/NucB deoxyribonuclease domain-containing protein translates to MRPSVKLFQDKTQGKPEVLHYDSDKQRQIKKRYDATYGIETMSGYYRDEYPYASKFEGGKGALVALVPWFENNKQGQDLKKLYKNMNSGDAFLVLPIPIDREPEPVPQPSPVPVFPIVPALKGAPRVPTGILAPVFNRIMQFYGTDLVTTNLQY, encoded by the coding sequence ATTAGACCTAGTGTAAAGCTATTTCAGGACAAGACACAAGGAAAACCGGAAGTATTGCATTACGATAGTGATAAGCAAAGACAGATTAAGAAAAGGTATGATGCTACATATGGTATTGAAACCATGTCGGGTTATTATAGAGATGAATATCCTTATGCTTCCAAATTTGAAGGAGGGAAAGGTGCCCTCGTTGCCTTAGTGCCATGGTTTGAGAATAATAAACAAGGACAGGACTTGAAAAAGTTATATAAAAATATGAATAGTGGTGACGCATTCTTGGTTCTGCCGATTCCAATTGATAGGGAACCAGAGCCTGTACCTCAACCTAGTCCTGTTCCTGTGTTTCCTATTGTCCCGGCATTAAAAGGAGCACCACGTGTTCCAACAGGTATATTGGCGCCTGTGTTTAATCGGATAATGCAATTTTATGGTACCGATCTCGTTACCACCAACTTACAATATTAA
- a CDS encoding helix-turn-helix domain-containing protein, which produces MIGITLGQRLITLKKAKKLSQDDLGKKVGTSGDITGRYERDEVIPSVEVASKLADVLDVSLDYLSEKTDTLLDSATLGRIMEISVMPESDQKQVFLVLDALIRDYKG; this is translated from the coding sequence CTGATAGGTATTACTCTTGGACAAAGACTGATAACATTGAAAAAGGCTAAGAAGCTCTCGCAGGACGATCTGGGCAAGAAAGTGGGAACTTCCGGCGATATCACCGGCCGGTATGAAAGGGACGAGGTTATCCCCTCTGTGGAAGTGGCCTCTAAACTGGCAGATGTACTTGATGTGTCGCTGGACTATCTTTCAGAAAAGACCGATACGCTGCTGGATTCAGCTACGCTCGGCAGGATCATGGAGATATCCGTGATGCCCGAAAGCGACCAGAAACAGGTATTTCTTGTGCTTGATGCACTTATAAGAGACTACAAGGGCTAG
- a CDS encoding sugar-binding domain-containing protein — MDEYKISIYKYVKIICLLGLLLQAALLKAQDVIDLSGTWGFQTDVMDFRRGSLSPRYNHGLQGTIKLPGITDDYQIGYQNPYKYIDRLTRKYEYMGPAWYQRDIDIPADWKGKKIFLYFERTHWLSSIFVDTKEVSSIDYVSVPHNHDLSTSLKPGKKHRITICIDNRFQYNTHKWNHAHTEFTQINWNGILGEMKLLAIDPVYVEDLQVYPNITDQSIKVKLRINNVTKKKVKGKVSFAIDGTNYSLKNEIALLSTDSVTYIETKIPLGKQIKLWDEFNPNIYRINCQLNTSDGKNSYQHEKATTFGMREVKQGKNHVLLNNHPIHLRGNVENAVFPKTGHAPLDDASWERIMILMKDYGMNHLRFHSWCPPAAAFRMADKHGIYFEVEMPMWGKDAEPDEARYNFFRREIKAILKEYGNHPSFVLYCNGNEITGNFDFIEELTAEGRKADPRHLYSGSTARTRVKSDQYYVSQQTNKGAVKVYEGQPGTDWDKNAESDVDVPVISHESGQRCIYPNFDEIKKYANSPVEARNFEVFSDLLQKNGMLDQAKDFFRASGALTVLEYKAVIEALLRSGKSAGFQLLSMNDFPGQGYAPVGIFDPFWDSKGLVTAEKFREFCAPTVALLRYNKSSFFNTETFKGKAEVYNFSNSALENAKIKWWLTDTAGNVLKKGTLKKQTIAKENVSPVGEFEISLKNIGTQKVTVHLAVNDSIKNSWDIWVYPKHQHLMQSTANVLYTDVYDDVAKRQLAQGKTVVLYPSPDQVKGRKSLFHNHFWNPIMFAWAPMTIGNLVHHKQAMFKDFLTSYHTDWQWWDILNHAKVIEMQHAPQQLRPFIQVIDSYDNNQKLGIGFEAKMNGGKLLVLALDTKNDMDNRPATQQLLYSIDNYVKSEKFSPQVAVEETFIQSFLEK, encoded by the coding sequence ATGGATGAATACAAGATAAGTATATACAAATACGTTAAAATAATATGCCTACTGGGGCTTCTCCTGCAGGCAGCCTTGTTAAAGGCGCAAGATGTCATCGATTTATCGGGTACTTGGGGCTTCCAAACTGACGTGATGGATTTTCGAAGGGGCTCCCTGTCTCCCCGCTATAATCACGGTTTACAAGGAACAATTAAACTTCCGGGTATTACCGACGATTATCAGATAGGATATCAAAATCCTTATAAATATATTGACCGTCTGACCCGAAAATACGAATACATGGGGCCGGCATGGTACCAACGCGATATCGATATTCCTGCTGACTGGAAGGGGAAAAAAATATTCCTATATTTTGAGCGCACCCACTGGTTAAGTTCAATTTTCGTAGATACCAAGGAAGTTAGCAGCATCGATTATGTGAGTGTGCCTCACAATCACGATCTGAGTACTTCCTTAAAACCCGGAAAAAAGCATCGTATTACCATTTGTATCGATAACCGATTTCAGTACAATACACATAAATGGAACCATGCACATACTGAATTTACGCAGATTAACTGGAACGGTATCTTGGGAGAAATGAAACTGCTGGCCATAGATCCGGTTTATGTGGAAGACCTTCAGGTATACCCAAATATCACCGATCAGTCCATAAAAGTAAAATTACGGATCAATAATGTAACAAAAAAAAAGGTAAAGGGAAAGGTTTCCTTTGCTATCGACGGAACAAACTACAGTCTTAAAAATGAAATTGCTTTGTTAAGTACCGATTCGGTCACGTATATAGAGACAAAAATTCCCTTAGGTAAACAGATTAAACTGTGGGATGAGTTTAACCCAAATATTTATCGGATTAACTGCCAGCTGAATACTTCCGACGGTAAAAATAGCTACCAGCATGAAAAAGCGACCACCTTTGGTATGCGTGAAGTAAAACAAGGAAAAAACCATGTCCTGCTCAATAATCATCCGATCCATTTAAGAGGCAATGTTGAAAATGCAGTGTTCCCAAAAACAGGGCATGCTCCGCTCGATGATGCCTCTTGGGAACGCATTATGATACTGATGAAGGACTACGGCATGAACCATTTACGTTTCCATTCTTGGTGCCCCCCGGCGGCGGCCTTTCGCATGGCAGACAAACATGGGATATATTTTGAAGTGGAAATGCCTATGTGGGGGAAAGACGCCGAACCCGATGAGGCCAGATATAACTTCTTCCGCCGTGAAATTAAAGCTATTTTGAAAGAATACGGCAACCATCCTTCGTTTGTTCTGTACTGCAACGGCAATGAAATTACAGGGAACTTCGACTTTATTGAGGAACTTACCGCCGAAGGCAGAAAAGCTGATCCTCGTCATCTTTATAGCGGTTCTACTGCACGGACAAGAGTTAAATCAGATCAATATTACGTGTCCCAGCAAACCAACAAAGGGGCTGTAAAGGTTTACGAAGGTCAACCGGGTACTGATTGGGACAAGAATGCGGAGTCTGATGTAGATGTGCCCGTCATTTCACATGAGTCGGGACAACGTTGTATCTATCCAAATTTTGATGAAATAAAGAAATATGCCAACAGCCCCGTAGAGGCCCGTAATTTTGAAGTATTTAGCGATTTATTGCAAAAAAATGGCATGCTGGACCAGGCAAAGGATTTCTTCAGAGCATCTGGTGCGCTGACCGTGCTGGAGTACAAAGCCGTGATTGAAGCCCTGTTACGATCGGGTAAATCTGCCGGATTTCAGCTTTTGTCGATGAACGACTTTCCGGGACAAGGTTACGCACCCGTGGGGATATTCGATCCTTTTTGGGATTCGAAAGGATTGGTTACAGCAGAAAAATTCAGGGAGTTTTGCGCGCCAACAGTCGCTCTACTACGCTATAACAAAAGCAGTTTTTTCAACACAGAAACATTTAAGGGTAAAGCCGAGGTATATAACTTTAGCAATTCTGCACTTGAAAATGCGAAAATTAAATGGTGGTTAACCGATACCGCTGGTAACGTATTGAAAAAGGGAACGCTGAAAAAGCAAACCATTGCCAAAGAAAATGTATCGCCGGTAGGTGAATTTGAGATTTCCCTGAAAAACATCGGCACCCAAAAAGTTACGGTTCATCTTGCGGTGAACGATAGCATTAAGAATAGCTGGGACATTTGGGTATATCCAAAGCATCAACATCTGATGCAATCTACAGCAAATGTGTTGTACACCGATGTCTACGATGATGTTGCAAAAAGGCAGTTGGCCCAGGGCAAAACCGTGGTTCTTTATCCTTCGCCAGACCAGGTAAAAGGTCGAAAATCACTGTTTCACAATCATTTTTGGAATCCTATTATGTTTGCATGGGCACCGATGACCATCGGCAACCTGGTCCATCATAAACAGGCCATGTTTAAGGATTTTCTTACTTCATACCATACCGATTGGCAATGGTGGGATATCCTAAACCATGCAAAAGTAATCGAAATGCAACATGCACCACAACAACTGCGTCCCTTTATACAGGTCATCGACAGTTACGACAACAACCAGAAATTGGGTATTGGTTTCGAAGCCAAAATGAACGGCGGGAAACTGCTAGTATTGGCATTGGATACCAAAAATGATATGGATAACCGTCCCGCTACCCAACAATTGTTGTACAGTATCGATAATTATGTAAAAAGTGAGAAATTCTCGCCGCAAGTGGCCGTAGAAGAGACCTTTATTCAGTCATTTTTAGAGAAATAA
- a CDS encoding transposase produces the protein MKEQVLSRFEFEEEFKEKLVELVLYKNVSAEQTARKYGLPNTTILINWINNYKRKLEKGAVTLVPMEKPGTKDVTALKKRIKDLEKALEKANVLIYGLNFMIDHAEK, from the coding sequence ATGAAAGAACAAGTTTTGTCTCGATTTGAATTCGAAGAAGAATTTAAAGAGAAATTAGTAGAGCTGGTGCTTTATAAAAATGTGTCAGCAGAACAAACTGCAAGAAAGTATGGACTACCCAATACGACGATCTTAATCAATTGGATTAACAATTATAAACGCAAATTAGAAAAGGGAGCCGTAACTTTAGTACCTATGGAAAAGCCAGGAACAAAAGACGTTACCGCTTTAAAAAAACGGATCAAGGATCTGGAGAAAGCTTTAGAAAAAGCCAATGTGCTAATTTACGGTCTTAACTTTATGATTGACCATGCTGAAAAGTAG
- a CDS encoding ATP-binding protein encodes MEEWIKGIANQKLLILDDFGLKSIDADTRLALLDILEDRYGNSSVVITSQLPIEAWYNFIDEPTLADAIMDKLTASAHRLSLQGKSLRKKKNH; translated from the coding sequence TTGGAGGAATGGATAAAGGGAATTGCAAACCAAAAGTTACTCATATTGGATGACTTCGGACTAAAATCTATAGATGCCGACACTCGGCTTGCACTGCTAGATATATTGGAGGACAGGTATGGAAATAGCTCTGTTGTCATAACTTCTCAGCTACCGATTGAAGCATGGTACAACTTTATTGATGAGCCAACACTTGCGGACGCGATAATGGACAAATTGACAGCTTCCGCACACAGACTCTCGCTACAGGGCAAGTCTTTGAGAAAGAAAAAAAATCATTAA